From a region of the Tiliqua scincoides isolate rTilSci1 chromosome 4, rTilSci1.hap2, whole genome shotgun sequence genome:
- the STMN3 gene encoding stathmin-3: MKELSLLSLICSCFHSQPHPNTIYQYGDMEVKQLDKRASGQSFEVILKSPSDLSPDSPVLSSPPKKRDLSLEELQKRLEAAEERRKSQEAQVLKQLAEKREHEREVLHKALEENNNFSRLAEEKLNYKMELSKEIREAHLAALRERLREKELHAAEVRRNKEQREEISG; the protein is encoded by the exons ATGAAGGAGCTGTCTCTGCTTTCATTGATTTGTTCCTGTTTCCACAGCCAGCCACACCCAAATACCATCTACCAGTATGGAG ACATGGAGGTCAAGCAGCTGGACAAAAGGGCTTCTGGACAGAGCTTTGAAGTGATTCTGAAGTCACCTTCTGACTTGTCCCcggacagcccagtcctttcctctcctcccaaGAAGAGGGATCTGTCCCTGGAAGAACTGCAGAAGAGGCTGGAGGCTGCTGAGGAGAGGAGAAAG AGCCAGGAGGCCCAAGTCTTGAAGCAGCTGGCAGAGAAACGGGAGCACGAGAGGGAGGTGCTGCACAAGGCCTTGGAAGAGAACAACAACTTCAGCCGGCTGGCTGAGGAGAAGCTCAACTACAAGATGGAGCTGAGCAAGGAGATCCGTGAGGCTCATCTAGCTGCCTTGAGGGAGCGACTCCGTGAGAAG GAATTGCATGCAGCGGAGGTGCGCAGAAACAAGGAGCAACGGGAGGAGATTTCTGGATAA